From one Thermodesulfovibrionales bacterium genomic stretch:
- the hflX gene encoding GTPase HflX has product DIFAQHAVTREGKIQVELAQLKYLFPFLGIKQTALSRLTGGIGGRGPGETKLEIDRRRARDRIAQLEQEVKELGKRRELRRQVRTVRQVPSVAIVGYTNAGKSTLLNNLTNSSVVAEDFLFATLHPVSRRLRFPREREVIIIDTVGFIRNLPKDLMSAFRTTFEEINDADLLLHVLDVSSEDVEEKHDTVVK; this is encoded by the coding sequence GACATATTTGCACAACATGCAGTCACAAGAGAGGGAAAAATTCAAGTTGAGCTAGCACAATTAAAATATCTATTTCCGTTTCTGGGCATAAAACAAACTGCACTCTCTCGTTTAACAGGTGGAATAGGTGGAAGAGGACCTGGTGAAACGAAATTGGAGATAGATAGAAGAAGGGCAAGGGACCGAATTGCTCAGTTAGAACAGGAAGTAAAAGAATTGGGGAAACGGCGTGAATTAAGAAGGCAGGTCCGAACAGTCCGTCAGGTTCCATCAGTTGCTATTGTAGGATATACAAATGCCGGGAAATCTACATTATTAAACAATTTAACAAATAGTTCTGTTGTTGCAGAAGACTTTTTATTTGCTACTTTACATCCTGTTTCGAGAAGGTTACGTTTTCCCCGAGAACGGGAAGTAATTATAATTGACACAGTAGGTTTTATAAGGAATCTGCCAAAGGATTTGATGTCTGCATTTCGGACTACATTTGAAGAAATTAATGATGCGGATTTATTGTTGCATGTTCTGGATGTATCTTCGGAGGATGTTGAAGAAAAACATGATACAGTGGTAAAAC